One part of the Aspergillus fumigatus Af293 chromosome 7, whole genome shotgun sequence genome encodes these proteins:
- a CDS encoding 8-oxoguanine glycosylase OGG1: MLFRFLYDVPVSDIMTVGAFSEWRKLPMSLSELCINTTLRCGQSFRWHNVPESDEWRCVLHGRLLSLKQDPQYLYYRTYRSLISQSTTTPRIQPSSSSSPRAESIGAVNGPHGEITQMGSSNDFHDDETLELLKHYLNLSSNLTDLYTQWSSQDPNFKKKAPQFTGIRILRQDAWEALVSFICSSNNNITRISQMVEKLCVNYGPLVATVGDRAYHDFPPPEALTADDVEGRLRSLGFGYRAKYIHQTALIVAKEREQGWLDSLRNPESPVLGVQPVPGDEMRPEGRQGYRHAHEQLLGLQGVGPKVADCVCLMGLGWGEAVPVDTHVWQIAQRDYKFGRGAHKSLTKATYDAVGNHFRKLWGKEAGWAHSVLFTADLRAFSDRLAGASGKIDVKVAVREEGEDKESVKVETEVTTSTAYALKRPATEKLLESKDMKEESKGNEKAVIQASQTTTTRRMSKRLRNR; this comes from the exons ATGCTGTTCCGATTTCTTTATGATGTTCCCGTTTCTGACATCATGACAGTCGGTGCCTTCTCAGAATGGCGCAAGTTGCCCATGAGTCTGAGCGAATTATGTATTAACACAACCTTGCGCTGCGGTCAGTCCTTTCG ATGGCACAATGTTCCTGAAAGTGACGAATGGCGATGTGTACTCCATGGTCGACTTCTATCTTTGAAACAAGACCCGCAATATCTCTACTATAGAACATATCGCTCGCTTATCTCTCAATCAACGACCACCCCCCGAATAcaaccctcctcctcctcctctccgcgGGCGGAGTCAATTGGCGCTGTGAATGGCCCACATGGGGAGATCACGCAAATGGGATCATCAAATGACTTCCATGACGACGAGACCCTAGAGCTTCTGAAGCATTACCTCAATCTCTCCTCGAATCTTACGGACCTCTATACCCAGTGGTCCTCGCAAGACCCGAACTTCAAAAAAAAGGCACCCCAGTTCACAGGAATCAGGATACTGCGCCAGGATGCTTGGGAAGCGCTTGTATCTTTCATCTGTAGCAGTAACAACAATATCACGCGCATATCGCAAATGGTCGAGAAGTTATGCGTCAACTATGGTCCCCTGGTGGCCACTGTCGGCGACCGCGCATACCATGACTTCCCTCCTCCCGAGGCTTTGACCGCTGACGATGTTGAGGGTCGCCTACGAAGTTTAGGTTTTGGTTACCGGGCCAAATATATCCACCAGACAGCTTTGATTGTAGCTAAAGAGAGAGAGCAAGGCTGGCTTGATTCACTACGAAATCCAGAATCTCCTGTTCTCGGAGTTCAGCCCGTGCCCGGCGATGAAATGAGACCGGAGGGTAGACAGGGGTACCGTCACGCGCATGAACAGCTACTGGGGCTACAGGGGGTTGGGCCAAAGGTTGCTGATTGTGTCTGCCTGATGGGGTTGGGGTGGGGAGAGGCGGTGCCGGTAGATACTCATG TCTGGCAAATTGCGCAAAGAGACTACAAATTCGGCAGAGGCGCTCACAAATCGCTAACGAAAGCAACTTATGACGCCGTCGGCAACCACTTTCGGAAACTCTGGGGCAAGGAGGCTGGCTGGGCTCATAGTGTTCTGTTCACAGCGGACTTGAGGGCATTCTCGGACAGGTTAGCTGGTGCGTCTGGAAAGATAGATGTCAAGGTTGCCGTGAGGGAAGAGGGCGAGGACAAAGAGTCTGTTAAGGTTGAGACAGAAGTCACGACCTCCACGGCTTATGCCTTGAAAAGACCTGCGACTGAGAAGTTGTTGGAATCAAAGGATATGAAAGAGGAGAGTAAAGGAAACGAGAAGGCCGTCATTCAAGCCTCACAGACCACGACGACGAGAAGAATGTCAAAGCGGCTTCGGAACCGCTGA